Proteins found in one Pontibacter sp. SGAir0037 genomic segment:
- a CDS encoding MBOAT family protein — MVFSNPLFLFLFLPIVLAIYYVSPGKAKNAILFLASLFFYTWGEDKIVLVMLASTVINFLCGLLIDKGKRATGLAISIITSLLFLWFFKYFNFTFDTFNSLLMHVGVKSTLFYNLPHIALPIGISFYTFQTLSYTIDVYRRDVEASHDFIDFATYVTMFPQLVAGPIVRYADINRQLNDKDISFGNFSSGVERFIIGLAKKVLIANTFALIADNTFSHEISDLSTIHAWVGIIAYSFQIFYDFSGYSDMAIGLGKMFGFDFLENFNYPYISSSIQEFWRRWHISLSTWFRDYLYIPLGGNRVSRYRVYFNLLIVFLTTGLWHGASWNFVIWGLFHGSFIIIERIWFGEKLKLLWKPFQHLYTLLVVVVGWVFFRADSLESALSYLQKMFRVSDGDIALTHYLNYLHLNFNTIFFTILAILFSIPVQSYIRRIIPIQSFAFLKPVFLLTIFMLSVIYLGANTYNPFIYFRF, encoded by the coding sequence ATGGTCTTTAGTAATCCCTTATTCTTATTTCTTTTTTTGCCGATTGTGCTAGCTATATATTATGTATCACCAGGCAAGGCAAAAAATGCGATTCTTTTTTTAGCTAGTTTGTTTTTTTACACTTGGGGAGAAGACAAAATTGTACTGGTAATGTTAGCATCAACCGTAATAAACTTTTTATGTGGTTTATTAATAGATAAAGGAAAGAGAGCAACAGGCTTAGCTATTTCAATAATTACTAGTTTACTTTTCTTATGGTTTTTCAAATACTTCAATTTTACATTTGATACCTTTAATTCACTGTTGATGCATGTAGGCGTTAAGAGTACCCTTTTTTATAACTTGCCTCATATTGCATTGCCCATTGGTATCAGCTTTTATACCTTCCAGACGCTTTCTTATACTATAGATGTTTATCGCAGAGATGTAGAAGCTAGTCATGATTTTATAGATTTTGCTACTTATGTTACCATGTTCCCTCAGCTCGTGGCAGGTCCAATTGTAAGATATGCCGATATCAACAGGCAGTTAAATGATAAAGATATTTCATTTGGTAACTTTTCTAGTGGGGTTGAACGGTTCATTATAGGCTTAGCGAAAAAGGTTCTTATTGCAAATACCTTCGCCTTAATAGCAGACAACACCTTCTCTCATGAAATATCAGATCTTTCCACAATACATGCCTGGGTAGGAATTATAGCCTATTCTTTTCAAATATTCTATGACTTTTCAGGTTACTCAGATATGGCTATAGGGTTAGGTAAAATGTTTGGGTTTGATTTTTTAGAGAATTTTAACTATCCCTACATTTCCTCCAGCATTCAGGAATTTTGGAGAAGATGGCATATTTCTCTATCAACATGGTTTAGAGACTACTTATATATTCCTTTAGGCGGTAATAGGGTGAGCAGGTATAGGGTATATTTTAATCTGCTTATTGTTTTCCTGACAACCGGCTTATGGCACGGAGCCAGTTGGAATTTTGTTATATGGGGCCTATTTCATGGAAGCTTTATTATCATTGAGAGGATTTGGTTTGGCGAAAAGCTAAAACTGCTATGGAAGCCATTTCAGCATCTGTATACTCTGTTGGTTGTGGTAGTAGGGTGGGTTTTCTTTAGAGCAGACAGTCTTGAAAGTGCTTTATCCTATCTTCAGAAAATGTTTCGTGTTAGCGACGGTGATATTGCATTAACTCACTACCTCAACTATCTTCATCTAAATTTTAACACAATATTCTTTACTATCCTGGCAATACTTTTTTCAATTCCGGTTCAAAGCTACATTCGCAGGATAATTCCCATTCAAAGCTTTGCGTTTCTTAAGCCTGTCTTCTTGCTAACGATCTTCATGCTGTCTGTTATTTATTTAGGTGCTAATACCTATAATCCATTTATTTATTTTAGATTCTAA
- the purH gene encoding bifunctional phosphoribosylaminoimidazolecarboxamide formyltransferase/IMP cyclohydrolase — translation MQSVKIKSALISVYYKDRLEPLVELLKQHNVTIYSTGGTQAFLEEQGAEVVAVEDLTSYPSIFGGRVKTLHPKVFGGILHRRDNTSDLSEREQYEIPAIDLVIVDLYPFEETVASGASEADVIEKIDIGGISLIRAAAKNFKDVLIVSSREQYDEVVELLQAKDGSTDLEDRKRFAAKAFDVSSHYDTHIFNYLNSEEQVFKQSVREATPLRYGENPHQQGTFYGKLEDLFEQLNGKQLSYNNLVDVDAAVMLGAEFEEPAVAILKHTNACGCATADTIKEAYLLALSSDPVSAFGGVIIANRTIDLGTAEELNKLFFEVLIAPEYDAEALELLRSKKNRILLKQKPVELPKKLFKTLLNGVIEQDKDLKTETEADFTTVTKREPTAEEKKALVFAAKVCKHTKSNTIVLATDKMMFSSGVGQTSRVDALRQSIEKAKSFGFDVSQTVMASDAFFPFPDCVEIADQAGIKAVVQPGGSIKDKDSIEYCDAHNMAMVMTGIRHFKH, via the coding sequence ATGCAATCTGTTAAAATTAAATCTGCACTTATTTCGGTATACTATAAAGACCGCCTGGAGCCACTGGTGGAGCTTCTGAAACAACATAATGTAACTATCTACTCTACAGGCGGCACCCAGGCTTTCTTAGAAGAGCAAGGTGCTGAAGTTGTGGCTGTAGAAGATTTAACCAGCTACCCGTCTATTTTTGGCGGGCGAGTAAAAACGCTGCACCCGAAAGTATTCGGAGGCATTCTGCACCGCCGCGATAATACATCTGATTTATCGGAGCGTGAGCAGTATGAAATACCAGCAATAGATTTAGTGATTGTAGACCTGTATCCGTTCGAGGAAACAGTAGCATCGGGAGCCTCAGAAGCAGATGTAATTGAGAAGATTGACATTGGCGGCATCTCACTTATCAGAGCCGCTGCCAAAAACTTTAAGGATGTGCTGATTGTATCTTCGCGCGAGCAGTACGATGAGGTGGTGGAATTGCTACAGGCAAAAGACGGATCCACCGATCTGGAAGACCGCAAGCGCTTTGCAGCCAAAGCCTTCGATGTTTCTTCGCATTACGACACACACATTTTCAACTACCTGAACAGCGAAGAGCAGGTATTCAAGCAAAGTGTGAGAGAAGCTACTCCGTTACGCTACGGTGAAAACCCGCACCAGCAAGGCACATTCTATGGCAAGTTAGAAGACTTGTTTGAGCAGCTAAACGGGAAACAGCTTTCATATAATAATTTGGTGGATGTGGATGCTGCCGTTATGTTGGGTGCTGAGTTTGAAGAACCGGCTGTGGCTATACTAAAACATACCAATGCCTGTGGTTGCGCCACTGCCGACACCATAAAAGAAGCTTATCTGCTGGCACTTTCTTCTGATCCTGTTTCTGCCTTTGGCGGTGTAATTATTGCCAACAGAACCATTGATTTAGGTACCGCCGAAGAACTGAACAAGCTGTTCTTCGAAGTATTGATTGCACCTGAGTATGATGCAGAGGCACTGGAGTTGCTCCGCTCTAAAAAGAATCGTATTCTACTGAAGCAAAAGCCTGTAGAACTTCCCAAGAAGCTGTTTAAAACGCTGCTGAACGGTGTAATTGAGCAGGATAAAGACCTGAAAACAGAAACAGAAGCCGACTTTACCACGGTTACCAAACGTGAGCCGACTGCCGAAGAAAAGAAAGCGTTAGTTTTTGCAGCTAAAGTTTGTAAACACACTAAATCGAACACTATTGTGCTGGCAACAGACAAAATGATGTTCTCGAGCGGTGTAGGCCAGACATCCCGTGTAGATGCCCTTCGTCAATCCATCGAAAAAGCAAAAAGCTTCGGCTTTGATGTAAGCCAAACAGTAATGGCATCCGATGCCTTCTTTCCTTTCCCTGACTGCGTCGAAATTGCTGACCAGGCAGGAATAAAGGCTGTGGTACAACCAGGTGGTTCCATTAAGGACAAAGACTCTATTGAGTACTGCGATGCCCATAATATGGCCATGGTGATGACAGGTATCCGCCACTTTAAACACTAA
- a CDS encoding DUF418 domain-containing protein, with translation MASLNTSTSSSPGIEVSSKRIEVIDALRGFSLLGIILTHTTYSFLETTGQPTDISDAGSLSTLDNLIKMGVQVLATGKFYSIFSFLFGLSFAIQLRSARNKGVPFVGRFVWRLAILLVIGYIHTMLYPRDVLQIYALLGLVLIFCVDWSKVKLLIGSAVLLVISVLVTVFSAQVEAVVFPPITAANNYAISDVFGVAKFAFLIPSGRMFVTIALFMLGLYAGKRNIFKLTPENNTLHNRLFWWGGIFTVLSTGIIGLVGFAGFGSASGAEVVKIICMAVQKLALSAFFVAAIVKLFQGENFISAALQWLVPVGRIGLTVYVTQSLFMVGFYELFLEPETLSAVGLAFSVVVTLLFYAGQMLFAHWWMVNYRLGPLEWLWRSLTYMKIQPIRKSRNSIIEADTLGGTAVPLK, from the coding sequence ATGGCTTCACTGAATACTTCTACTAGTAGTTCACCAGGCATAGAAGTTTCTTCTAAAAGAATAGAAGTAATCGATGCGTTGCGTGGCTTCTCTCTGCTTGGAATCATCCTTACTCATACTACTTACTCTTTTTTAGAAACAACTGGCCAACCAACCGATATATCTGATGCCGGTAGTTTAAGCACACTTGATAATCTTATCAAGATGGGTGTACAGGTGCTGGCAACAGGGAAATTCTATAGCATCTTCTCTTTCTTGTTCGGCTTAAGCTTTGCCATACAACTTAGAAGTGCCAGAAATAAAGGAGTACCGTTTGTCGGCCGCTTTGTATGGCGACTTGCCATTTTGTTAGTGATCGGCTATATCCATACCATGTTATACCCAAGAGATGTGCTGCAGATCTATGCGCTCTTAGGGCTTGTGCTAATTTTTTGTGTTGATTGGTCTAAAGTAAAGTTGCTTATTGGCAGTGCTGTGTTGCTGGTGATAAGTGTATTGGTAACTGTTTTTTCTGCCCAGGTGGAAGCAGTAGTATTCCCTCCTATAACTGCCGCTAACAATTATGCCATTAGTGATGTATTTGGGGTAGCAAAATTCGCCTTTCTGATACCGTCTGGTAGAATGTTTGTTACCATAGCCTTGTTTATGCTAGGGCTTTATGCAGGCAAAAGAAACATATTTAAACTAACTCCTGAAAATAATACACTCCACAACAGGTTGTTTTGGTGGGGCGGAATCTTTACTGTGTTAAGCACGGGTATTATTGGTTTGGTGGGTTTTGCCGGTTTTGGATCTGCTTCAGGAGCAGAAGTCGTTAAGATTATCTGCATGGCTGTTCAGAAGCTTGCCTTATCTGCCTTTTTTGTGGCAGCTATTGTAAAGCTCTTCCAGGGCGAAAACTTTATTAGTGCTGCGCTGCAGTGGCTGGTGCCGGTGGGCAGAATCGGGCTTACCGTTTATGTAACACAGTCATTGTTTATGGTTGGCTTTTATGAGCTTTTTCTTGAGCCGGAAACACTTAGTGCCGTTGGATTAGCGTTTTCGGTGGTTGTTACCCTGTTATTTTACGCTGGGCAAATGTTATTTGCGCATTGGTGGATGGTAAACTACAGGCTGGGCCCGCTGGAGTGGCTCTGGCGCTCATTAACCTATATGAAAATACAGCCTATCAGAAAAAGCAGAAACAGTATAATTGAAGCTGATACATTAGGAGGCACGGCTGTTCCTCTAAAGTAA
- the mreC gene encoding rod shape-determining protein MreC — translation MRNLFAFIYRFRAFLIFVILEALCVFLVVRFNTYQGAAFFNSANTYVGRVLEFQSGVTDYFRLTAVNGILAQENAALREELLQYKLEAQADSTDQLDTVMYAPTDTLQNKPYILHSGRVIGNSIRRTNNYLTLSIGTKDGVQPGMGVISSKGVVGRIKTVSEHYSTVTSLLHSQLLISAKIKKDNTFGSIKWAGGDYRTALLDYIPLHVKPVVGDTILTSGYNTVFPEGIMVGTISEIEQEPDKSFYTIHVTLSVDFAQLSYVYVVEDRYKEEREQLEQDAGIVPHE, via the coding sequence ATGCGGAATCTTTTTGCATTTATATATCGGTTCCGTGCATTCCTCATATTCGTGATTCTGGAGGCACTCTGCGTCTTCCTGGTAGTTCGATTTAACACCTACCAGGGAGCAGCCTTTTTTAACTCCGCCAACACGTATGTGGGCCGTGTACTGGAATTTCAGAGTGGTGTAACCGACTATTTCAGGCTGACTGCTGTTAATGGCATTCTGGCTCAGGAAAACGCTGCCCTGCGAGAAGAGCTGCTACAGTATAAGCTGGAAGCACAAGCCGATAGTACAGATCAGCTGGATACCGTTATGTATGCTCCCACGGATACTTTACAGAACAAACCTTATATACTGCATTCCGGTCGTGTAATAGGCAACTCTATACGCAGAACCAATAACTACCTTACGCTTTCTATCGGCACCAAAGACGGTGTACAGCCGGGCATGGGTGTTATTTCATCTAAAGGTGTGGTGGGCCGTATCAAAACCGTTTCAGAACATTATTCAACTGTTACATCGCTTCTCCACTCACAGCTGCTTATCTCCGCCAAAATTAAAAAAGACAACACGTTTGGCTCTATTAAATGGGCCGGGGGCGATTACCGTACCGCACTGCTGGATTACATACCACTTCATGTGAAACCTGTGGTAGGCGATACGATATTGACAAGTGGCTATAATACGGTTTTCCCGGAAGGCATTATGGTAGGCACTATCAGCGAAATTGAGCAGGAGCCGGATAAGAGTTTCTATACCATCCATGTTACGCTTTCAGTAGACTTTGCACAGCTCTCCTATGTGTATGTAGTAGAAGACAGGTATAAAGAAGAGCGTGAACAGTTAGAACAAGACGCAGGCATAGTTCCCCATGAATAG
- the rodA gene encoding rod shape-determining protein RodA, producing the protein MAVEQKISKHRIAPRSSNRSSNKILQNLDWVTVLLYVVLLTLGWMNIYAAVYSPDNVVNIFSMDINSGKQLLWISASVVLIIVLMVVDYKIYEHLAYPIYGAIILLLLFTLAVASPIAGSRSWLDLGGGVRLQPAELAKFATALAVSKYLSSINLRHQKLKDQAILLVLTFLPPAIIVLQNETGSALVFGAFILAYFREGMSPLILIIGGSAAAIFILTLLVPKLYLIIGVAVLMALAVWLDYRLMRRLKLMIALFGVVVAMIFSVDYFVNDILQPHQQNRIKALINPEADPLGFGWNVTQSKIAIGSGGLIGKGFLEGTQTKFDFVPEQSTDFIFCTIGEEHGWVGSTILIGLFMLLLYRIVSLAERQKSVFGRTYGYCVASIIFFHFLVNVGMTIGLAPVVGIPLPFFSYGGSSLWSFTILLFILLAIDANRTQELVR; encoded by the coding sequence ATGGCTGTTGAGCAGAAGATATCAAAACATAGAATCGCACCGCGTAGCAGCAACCGCTCTTCCAACAAAATACTTCAGAACCTGGACTGGGTAACTGTACTGCTTTATGTGGTACTGCTAACACTGGGTTGGATGAATATTTATGCGGCCGTTTACAGCCCGGACAATGTGGTTAATATTTTCAGCATGGATATTAACTCAGGTAAACAGCTGCTATGGATAAGCGCCTCTGTTGTGCTTATTATTGTGTTAATGGTAGTGGATTATAAAATTTATGAGCACCTGGCATACCCCATCTATGGCGCTATTATACTACTCCTCCTGTTTACGTTAGCAGTAGCTTCTCCTATTGCCGGCTCCCGCTCATGGCTCGACCTTGGCGGTGGTGTGCGCCTGCAGCCTGCTGAGCTAGCCAAGTTTGCTACAGCGCTGGCCGTTTCTAAATATTTGAGCAGCATTAACCTGCGCCATCAGAAGCTGAAAGATCAGGCTATCCTGCTTGTGCTCACCTTTCTGCCTCCGGCTATTATTGTATTACAGAATGAAACAGGATCGGCCCTTGTGTTCGGAGCTTTCATCCTGGCCTACTTCAGAGAGGGGATGTCGCCCCTGATTCTTATCATTGGAGGCTCAGCTGCTGCAATCTTTATCCTGACATTGCTGGTACCAAAGCTGTACCTGATTATAGGTGTTGCCGTACTGATGGCCCTGGCCGTATGGCTCGATTACCGCCTGATGCGCCGCCTAAAGCTAATGATTGCGCTTTTTGGCGTTGTGGTAGCCATGATCTTTAGTGTTGATTACTTTGTGAATGACATTCTGCAGCCCCACCAGCAGAACCGTATCAAAGCCCTTATCAACCCGGAAGCAGACCCACTGGGCTTTGGCTGGAACGTTACACAATCCAAGATTGCGATAGGTTCGGGAGGCCTTATTGGTAAAGGGTTTTTAGAAGGGACACAGACTAAATTCGATTTTGTGCCGGAACAAAGCACTGACTTTATTTTCTGTACCATTGGTGAAGAACACGGCTGGGTGGGCAGTACTATCTTAATCGGATTGTTTATGCTGCTCTTATACAGAATTGTTTCTTTAGCGGAAAGGCAGAAGTCGGTTTTTGGCCGCACATACGGTTATTGCGTAGCCTCTATCATCTTTTTCCACTTCTTGGTAAACGTAGGAATGACGATTGGTCTGGCACCTGTAGTAGGCATACCACTGCCCTTCTTCAGCTATGGCGGGTCCTCCCTTTGGTCATTCACAATTTTATTGTTCATACTACTGGCAATAGACGCTAACAGAACCCAGGAGTTGGTAAGGTAA
- a CDS encoding rod shape-determining protein: MGLFNFLTSDIAIDLGTANTLIIHNDKIVVDEPSIIAIDRTSGKVIAVGRNAMQMHEKTHENIRTIRPLKDGVIADFHAAEEMIRGMIKMIDTGRRLFQPSHRMVICIPSGITEVEKRAVRDSAQHAGAKEVWMIQEPMAAAIGIGIDVEQPIGSMIVDIGGGTTEIAVIALSGIVCDQSIRIAGDVFTKDILDYMRRQHNLLIGERSAEKIKIEVGAALTEIENPPADYDIRGRDLMTGIPKVIKVTFQEIAIALDKSVSKIEEAVLKALEIAPPELSADIYDNGIHLTGGGALLRGLDKRLAAKTKLPIHVAEDPLRAVVRGTGAAIKDIEGFRNVLLT; this comes from the coding sequence ATGGGACTATTTAATTTTTTAACAAGTGATATAGCCATCGATTTGGGTACCGCTAATACCCTTATCATCCATAACGATAAAATTGTAGTCGATGAGCCTTCTATCATCGCTATTGACCGCACATCTGGTAAGGTGATTGCCGTAGGGCGTAACGCTATGCAGATGCACGAGAAAACGCATGAGAACATTCGCACTATACGCCCTCTGAAAGACGGTGTAATTGCCGACTTCCACGCAGCGGAAGAGATGATCCGTGGTATGATCAAAATGATCGATACAGGACGTCGTTTGTTCCAGCCTTCTCACCGCATGGTCATCTGCATTCCATCAGGTATTACGGAAGTAGAGAAGCGTGCCGTACGTGACTCGGCTCAGCATGCCGGTGCCAAGGAAGTTTGGATGATACAGGAGCCGATGGCAGCTGCCATCGGTATCGGCATTGATGTAGAGCAGCCAATCGGCTCTATGATTGTAGACATTGGTGGTGGTACTACAGAGATTGCCGTTATAGCACTTTCCGGTATCGTTTGCGATCAGTCTATCCGTATTGCAGGCGATGTGTTTACAAAAGACATTCTGGACTATATGCGCCGCCAGCACAACCTGCTGATCGGAGAGCGTTCGGCCGAGAAAATCAAAATCGAGGTTGGTGCTGCTTTAACAGAGATTGAAAACCCTCCGGCAGACTACGATATCCGTGGCCGCGACCTGATGACAGGTATTCCGAAGGTCATTAAAGTTACTTTCCAGGAAATTGCCATTGCCCTGGATAAATCAGTTTCAAAAATCGAAGAAGCCGTTCTGAAAGCATTAGAGATTGCCCCTCCTGAACTTTCTGCCGACATCTATGACAACGGCATTCACCTGACAGGTGGTGGAGCTTTACTGCGAGGTTTGGACAAGCGTTTGGCTGCCAAAACAAAACTGCCTATACACGTGGCAGAAGATCCATTGAGAGCAGTTGTAAGAGGTACTGGTGCAGCTATAAAAGATATCGAAGGCTTTAGAAACGTGCTCCTGACGTAA
- the mrdA gene encoding penicillin-binding protein 2: MNYLENRKYVIKAIFLVVGIVYAIRLFYIQVVDSSYKQAAETNAIKAIIQYPFRGLIYDRNGKLLVQNTPVYDLMIVPKEAKQIDTLRLCQLLDIPLEDARERIKKAKAYSWVKPSIFFQKLSTQDFAHIQDNLIDFPGFYINARTARGYPHKSLAHALGYIAEISPKQLEDTTYKGYRPGDYIGKSGIELEYEKYLMGKRGVKYKMVNVRGVEKGSFKDGAYDTLAIAGQNLVSTIDLDLQAYGEYLMDGAKGSIVAIEPSTGEVLAYVSAPFYDPNVLTGKDYGKNYMSLLQDKDKTMFNRPVMADRNPPGSIFKLAQALIALEEGVITPNTRFACIKSLVNCHNHPSPLDLYGAVQHSCNPYFFQAYKALINQGKSKNTFIDTSIGLKDWREQVLSFGFGGKLGIDLPGEKKGIIASPDLYDRVYGQNRWKYSTIYSLSIGQGELGVTPLQMANFASVIANRGYYVTPHIIRSVGEHGKPLEEYQKRHYTSIKPQHFEPIIEGMAEVVRAGTARRANLEKVGITVCGKTGTAQNPQGPDHAVFIAFAPKDDPKIAIAVYVEHGKWGGQSAAPIAGLLIEKYLTDSVTIKEQEKWVLSREYMNIKSK, encoded by the coding sequence ATGAATTATTTGGAAAACAGAAAGTACGTTATCAAGGCCATATTTCTGGTAGTAGGCATTGTCTACGCCATCAGGCTCTTCTACATTCAGGTGGTAGACAGCAGTTATAAACAGGCTGCCGAAACAAACGCCATTAAGGCCATTATCCAGTATCCTTTCCGGGGACTCATTTATGACCGGAACGGTAAGCTACTGGTACAAAACACTCCTGTATACGACTTGATGATTGTTCCGAAAGAGGCCAAGCAGATTGATACCCTGCGCCTTTGCCAGCTACTGGACATCCCGCTGGAAGACGCACGTGAGCGCATCAAGAAAGCCAAAGCCTATTCCTGGGTAAAGCCTTCTATCTTCTTTCAGAAATTAAGTACACAGGATTTTGCCCACATCCAGGACAACCTGATTGATTTCCCCGGATTTTATATCAATGCCCGTACTGCCCGTGGCTATCCGCACAAGAGCCTGGCGCACGCACTTGGCTATATTGCTGAAATCAGCCCGAAACAGCTGGAAGACACCACCTACAAAGGCTACAGACCCGGCGATTATATCGGCAAAAGTGGTATAGAGTTGGAGTATGAAAAATACCTGATGGGCAAGCGTGGGGTTAAGTATAAAATGGTGAATGTGCGCGGTGTAGAGAAAGGCTCTTTTAAGGATGGTGCCTACGATACACTGGCTATTGCCGGGCAAAACCTGGTGAGTACCATAGACCTGGACCTGCAAGCTTATGGCGAGTACCTGATGGACGGTGCCAAAGGTAGCATAGTAGCCATAGAGCCATCCACAGGAGAAGTGCTGGCCTATGTTTCCGCGCCTTTCTACGATCCGAATGTGCTTACGGGCAAGGATTACGGAAAGAACTACATGTCGCTGCTCCAGGATAAAGATAAAACCATGTTTAACCGCCCGGTTATGGCCGATAGGAACCCTCCTGGTTCTATTTTTAAACTGGCACAGGCGCTTATCGCACTGGAGGAAGGTGTTATTACGCCCAATACACGGTTTGCCTGCATTAAATCGCTGGTGAATTGCCACAACCACCCCTCACCACTCGACCTGTACGGAGCTGTACAACATTCCTGCAACCCGTACTTCTTCCAGGCATACAAAGCGCTCATCAACCAGGGTAAATCAAAAAATACGTTTATTGATACCTCCATTGGCTTGAAAGACTGGCGGGAGCAGGTGCTAAGCTTTGGTTTCGGCGGCAAATTAGGCATCGACTTACCGGGAGAGAAAAAAGGCATTATAGCTTCTCCTGATTTATATGACCGCGTATATGGCCAGAACAGGTGGAAATACTCCACCATATATTCTTTAAGTATCGGGCAGGGGGAACTTGGGGTAACGCCGCTTCAGATGGCAAACTTTGCATCTGTCATCGCTAACAGGGGATATTATGTTACGCCCCACATTATTCGATCTGTAGGAGAGCACGGCAAACCTCTGGAAGAGTATCAGAAGCGCCACTACACTTCCATTAAACCGCAACACTTCGAGCCAATTATCGAAGGTATGGCAGAAGTAGTGCGCGCGGGCACAGCCCGAAGAGCTAACCTTGAGAAAGTAGGCATCACTGTGTGCGGGAAAACCGGTACGGCACAAAACCCTCAAGGTCCGGACCATGCTGTATTTATAGCCTTTGCCCCGAAAGATGATCCTAAAATTGCCATTGCTGTGTATGTAGAGCATGGTAAATGGGGTGGACAATCAGCTGCCCCTATAGCCGGCCTGCTGATTGAGAAGTACCTGACAGATTCTGTTACAATAAAGGAACAGGAGAAATGGGTACTGAGCAGAGAGTATATGAACATCAAATCAAAGTAA